Proteins co-encoded in one Sulfurimonas sp. HSL1-2 genomic window:
- the rfaD gene encoding ADP-glyceromanno-heptose 6-epimerase, with protein MRYIDDDLKDKTILITGGAGFIGANLAFYFQENHPGAHVVVLDSFRSGETLSNGNLKSFGHFKNLVGFRGEVISGDINDKALLAKLEKDYDFDYIFHEAAISDTTALEQDLMIRTNLNAYKDLLDMAVRQGANMIYASSGATYGDAPSPQRVGVEAPQNVYGFSKLMMDHLSRDYMKREKIGIVGLRYFNVYGPREFFKNKTASMVVQFGHQILAGKNPRLFEGSDKIVRDFIYIEDIIQANILAMHPKESGIYNVGTGKARSFQSIVDTLQKELGTSMPCEYIPNPFVGRYQFHTEADIESTKQGLGYAPRYELEDGIKAYIPEIKRLFEEEVK; from the coding sequence ATGCGCTATATTGATGACGACCTGAAAGACAAGACGATTCTGATCACGGGGGGCGCAGGCTTTATCGGTGCGAACCTGGCCTTCTATTTCCAGGAGAATCACCCGGGTGCCCATGTCGTCGTCCTCGACAGCTTCCGCAGCGGCGAGACGCTCAGCAACGGCAACCTCAAAAGCTTCGGCCACTTCAAGAACCTGGTAGGCTTCCGCGGCGAGGTGATCAGCGGCGACATCAACGACAAGGCGCTGCTGGCCAAACTGGAAAAAGATTACGATTTCGACTACATCTTCCACGAAGCGGCCATCTCCGACACGACGGCGCTGGAGCAGGACCTGATGATCCGCACCAACCTCAACGCCTACAAGGACCTCCTCGACATGGCGGTGCGCCAGGGGGCGAACATGATCTACGCCTCGTCGGGCGCGACGTACGGTGACGCCCCCTCACCGCAGCGCGTCGGGGTCGAGGCGCCGCAGAACGTCTACGGCTTCTCCAAACTGATGATGGACCACCTCAGCCGTGACTACATGAAGCGCGAGAAGATTGGCATCGTCGGTTTGCGCTACTTCAACGTCTACGGGCCGCGGGAGTTTTTCAAGAACAAGACCGCGTCGATGGTCGTGCAGTTCGGCCACCAGATCCTCGCCGGCAAGAACCCGCGTCTCTTCGAAGGCTCGGACAAGATCGTGCGCGACTTCATCTATATCGAGGATATCATCCAGGCGAACATCCTGGCGATGCACCCCAAGGAAAGCGGGATCTACAACGTCGGTACGGGCAAAGCGCGCTCCTTCCAGTCCATCGTCGACACGCTCCAAAAAGAGCTGGGGACTTCTATGCCGTGCGAGTATATCCCGAACCCCTTCGTCGGGCGCTACCAGTTCCACACCGAGGCGGATATCGAGAGCACCAAGCAGGGGCTGGGATATGCGCCGCGCTATGAACTCGAAGACGGGATCAAAGCCTATATCCCCGAGATCAAGCGCCTTTTTGAAGAAGAGGTCAAATGA
- a CDS encoding c-type cytochrome, protein MKKIALTLLVASVSLMAADGAALYKKCAACHGASGEKKALGKSQVIQGWDAATTEAALNEYKAGTRNVHGMGALMKGQVAPYSEADIKAVAAYIAGLK, encoded by the coding sequence ATGAAAAAAATTGCTCTGACTCTGCTTGTTGCAAGCGTTTCTCTGATGGCGGCTGACGGTGCTGCTCTGTACAAAAAATGTGCTGCATGCCACGGTGCAAGCGGCGAGAAAAAAGCCCTCGGCAAATCTCAAGTCATCCAGGGCTGGGACGCAGCTACAACTGAAGCGGCTCTCAACGAGTACAAAGCCGGTACACGCAACGTTCACGGTATGGGTGCACTGATGAAAGGTCAGGTTGCTCCGTACTCTGAAGCAGACATCAAAGCTGTTGCAGCTTACATCGCTGGCCTGAAGTAA